The DNA segment GTCTGCAAGAAGCCCTGGCGGCCCTGCAGGAACTGCGTGCTCAGGTGGCGGCACAGCAGGAAGCGATCAACGCCCTGCAGAACCAGATCAACCAGCTCACCTCGGCCATCCAGGCGCTGCCCACGGCAGCGGGGCAGGCGGGCCCTGCCGGTCCACAAGGGCCACAGGGTGAGGCCGGCCCCGCCGGTGCACCGGGAGCCCAGGGTCCGCAGGGTGCGGTGGGTCCTGCAGGACCTGCGGGCGCCCCCGGACCCCAGGGCGTGGCGGGACCAGTAGGCCCTGTCGGTCCGGCTGGACCTCAGGGGGAAAAGGGCGAGAAAGGCGACTCCTACGTGCCCCCGGTGCCCCCCTTCCGTTATGGCAATTACGTCGGTGCTTCCTATTACAGTGTCCGGCAGGACAATGTCGGGTCCATGGCGCGCGTCATGATCGGCAATGACTCGCTGCTGGGAGGCTTCGGCATCCGTGCCACGGGCGATATCAAGGTTTCCGGATCGACGCCGGGCAACAGTGTCAGTGGCCTGGTGACCTACCGTGCCAGCATGGGCCGCTCCGACGGCATCCTGGGAGCCGGGGGTGGGTACAACTTCGACAAACAAAGCACCTTCGGGGAACTGCTCGTGGGTGTGGACTACCGCCTGACCGACCGCTTCGCAGTCTTCGGAGAGGCCCGTCAGCAGTACTACTTCAATGCGGCCGGAACCAACGTCAGCT comes from the Deinococcus aerophilus genome and includes:
- a CDS encoding coiled-coil domain-containing protein, whose translation is MPTTPVSCTPGTWAKAAIDLVTQKGYFIGYPDGTFNWCSAITRQEVAQVLARVIADLPTGQSTFDASELDTLRQGLQEALAALQELRAQVAAQQEAINALQNQINQLTSAIQALPTAAGQAGPAGPQGPQGEAGPAGAPGAQGPQGAVGPAGPAGAPGPQGVAGPVGPVGPAGPQGEKGEKGDSYVPPVPPFRYGNYVGASYYSVRQDNVGSMARVMIGNDSLLGGFGIRATGDIKVSGSTPGNSVSGLVTYRASMGRSDGILGAGGGYNFDKQSTFGELLVGVDYRLTDRFAVFGEARQQYYFNAAGTNVSSIAAGLKFRF